In Deefgea piscis, the genomic window CGACAACCAGTAAAAACCCACAGATTAAATAAATCATCTCTACCCCTCAAAAGGCAAATTACACTCGATTGCCACTCAGTCTAGAGCGCCTTAATCAAACTTGCGCGAGGCACAATGAAAACCTCAAAAATCGCCACACCAAACAAAAAGGGTATTGCGCTTTGTGCTTTATATACAAAAGCACACAGCGCAATACCCTATCAATCAATACATGCGGTTAAGTAACTGAACAAAAGAACCAGCAGCGACCTATCAAACACTGCGCCACCAAGCAACTGGCTCACCACCACAAAACACCAAACCACTTGAACGCCGCTGGTGGTGAGCACAAGCACTCAAGCAGCAAAACAAACCTAATTAATAAGCCGTCCAACCGCCATCCGTGGCATAGAGTGCACCAGTTAAATTGGATGCCTCATCTGATAATAAAAACGCAATCACCGATGCCTGCTCCCAAACCGTTGCCTGACGTTTTTGACTGTCGGCATACGCTTGCAGACTCAGCGTCTTAGTGCGCCCCATATTTGGCACGGTTGACTTGGTATTTTCTTTACTGGCCGCCATAACATACTTCATTGCCATATCTGTCATCGCCGTTTCAGTCGCGGCCATATTCACTGAATTAACCCGAATGCCGTATGGCGCATAATCAATAGCACCACTTCGAGTAAGACCACTACAAGCGTGCTTACTTGCAACATAGGCCGAATTACCGGCAAGGCCCGTTAAGCCAGCAATCGAGCAAATATTCACAATAGCGCCACCTTTACCTTGTTTAAGCATGGGCTTTAATTCGGCACGCATTGATTTAAATATCCCCGTCCCATTGATGGCCATTAAGGTATCAAAATATTCATCCCCTGCATCGGCAATCGCTTTGGGTAATAAATCTTTTTGTTTTTGATAATCAAAAACGACGTCAGGAGGCATTGCTGCCATCACGCCCGCAGCATTCAGTGCACCATTGAGCTCACCAAATTGACTGACCGCCAGATCAACTGCTTTTTGTAAATCCGCATTATTGCGAACATCCCCTTTCACAAATTCAGCTTGTCCCCCTTCTTTACGAATTTGCACTACAGTTTCATTGCCTTCTTTTGCCAACACGTCAAAAATCACAATTTTTGCACCTTCGCGGGCCAAGCGAATTGCAGATGCCGCGCCGATCCCCCTTGCGCCACCCGTAATGAGATAAGTGCGACCTTCATGGCGTTTAGGCGTAAAAAATGCAGGATCAAGCGGTTTTATATCAACGGTCGGATAAGACTCTGCCACTGCAGGCTGGCCCAAGACCAATAAACTACTGGCAAGCACAGCAAGACCTAAGGTTTTTTTTAGCGTAAGCATGATTTTTCCTTTTAAAAGACGAATGAACCTCGAGAAATGAATATTTAGAAGCGCGCAATCATGAATGCGCTGGCACTAAACCAATTACGATAATCATCATTTAATGCCTTGCGAATGGCTTCGCCAGGTTTGGTATAAGCGGCGGAAAAGACAAAAATCAAGTTGGGATTGGCCACATACCGCGCCGTCAGATTAAGCTCCATACCCAAATCATCAGACTGCAGCACCGATAAAGCTTGTGCACCCCCCAAATTATTGAGGGTATCGGCTTTAAATATCCAAAATTGTGGCGTTAACTCCCAGCGCGGAGCTGGCTGCATACGAGACATAAACCGATGTGAAATCACATTCGAGGTTTGCACCACTTTATATTGATTTAATCCTTGTACCCATTCGTCACCACCACCACCCGCAAACAAAGGATCCCAACGCTCGAAAGTTGGCGTATCAGGATTGTCTCCCGTGAATTTTGCATAGCGATAACTTAGCGTGGGCCGCCACGGCATGCTAAGCAATTGATAACCCGCTTCAACGTAACCAGCACGAGCGTCCATATCAAAGTTTTCATTGGTTTGCCGTGCGAATTCAGCCCGAGCATAAAAGTTTGAATCTTCCGCAAGCGTGTCATAAGCCAGGCGCAGATCGGCAACTCGCAAGCCTTGGCGAGAATACGTCGCATTCGTTGTGTAATAAGAGAAGTTTGACTGAGGCACTTGCAGCAACATTGCCCCTAGACGCAGCTGAGGTAGTACTTGCCCTTCATAATTAACGCCATGAATACGCGTTTTACTGTCTGTTTCTACTAGCTCATCCGGATCCAATCGAAACAGTTCTAATTTATGCGCATCGTATACAAACTGGGCATGAATCAGTTCTTCTGCTGCATTTCTGGGGTTCGATTGCAAAGCCGCTCGTTCACCGCCATTGGCGGACGACAATCGGATGATCATGCCATTATCAATCTGAAAAGCTTTGCGCCCGTAAAGCAAACTCATCTGACGCACACCACCTTGCTCTGTGGTATTGCGGCCTATCACGCCAAAGTAAGCATCTTCAACGCCTGTATATACACGCGACTCATCGGTAAAAAGTTCAGGCCCCAATGACCCTGATGCGATCACACTGGCTCCGGCAAAAACAGAAATTTGCTCGGTAATCGCATTCAGCCCATATAGACCTAGCTCAACACTACTTTCAGCCCACGTATCTGTACCCCGTCCTGATGGCGATATCGCGAGCGGATTACCCATAGTAAGTAGATCAGGACGACCAAAAAAAGCATTTGTATTGGAAAAAATCATCGACTTATTTTCCAACTTAGCCTGCAAAACCGAGGATTCATCGGCATACAACGTTGGAAAATCGCCCCAATCACCATTGGCCAGTACGCCCATCGCAGATTCAGCGAGCGGTTTGGCCGCATCGCTAAGCGTAACCTGCAGCGTAAGAATAACATTACCATTACCACTGGTTTCTATCTGATAGTCTGCCTTTTGCACAAATTTAAGGCGACGCACCTGACTGAGCTTTAAATTGCTGCGCACTGGATCATATTGACTGCCCGGGCTAGCTGAAAATGCATTTAAAATCGCATCACGATATGTTGGCGTTCCTTGCTGCCCATCCATAAATTGAACATGAACCGATTCAATACGGCTACCGCTAAATTCGCCGCCACTTCGAGCGTAAACAAGAGAGAAAAAAAGGCCGAGTACAACAAAAACCAGCAAGACATGCATCGACCTCACAAATGTCAACGACATACAATCGGTTTGTTTCATGGCATTTTTCCGTCGATATGAAGTAAATATATTTTGATTTACTGCGATGAGAGGTTGATCGCCACTGCTGACTTAAAGTCAACCACCAACAGAGCAAAGACTATAGATGCGCGACACCGGCCTAAATCAACGATATGTTGCGAGACGCATACTATGGAGGACAGTTAGCTCACTCAATCTGCTGTGCGTTTTCGCACAAGTGAATCCATCACCGCCTGAGCGCGGTCAAATTCGTAAACCGTTCACCGTAACAAAACTGGCTTGCTAATAATGTAGTGCACTTAAGAGAGGGGCGCAGCCACTATAGCCATGTAACGAGAAAATAAATGCGCAGAATAAATTGACTGCTGATATCGCTAAAACCCATGCAGCGATTTTAGGATAGGGATGGATCAAATAGCACTAAGGAGGGCATTCGAGCCCTCCTCTCATTTCAATTTAATTTATTACCAACGATTCGTTAAATGCTGCACCACCAAGCTGGTGCTGGCTACACTCACCCACACCAACAAACCCAAAGCCACTGGACGCCAACCGGTTTGACGCATCCGGCCCAAATCAGTCGACAAACCAATCGCTACCAAAGCCATCGTAATCATCACTGGTGCAATAAACTGCGCCGTTTTAATCATCCAATCAGGCAACATACTGCCAAACAAAGACGCTAATAAGAACCACAAAATAAACCAAGGCACTGCTTTCCAGACTGAACCAGTTTCTTCTGCGATGGTTTCTTTACGACGCGTCATGCCAAACAAGAAAGCAAAAATCAACGTCACCGGAATAATCAACATGGCGCGAGTCAGCTTCACAATCGTTGCATAGTCACCGGCATTGTCACTCCATGAATACGCTGCCGCTACCACCGATGAAGTGTCATTAATCGCGGTTCCAGCCCACATGCCAAAACCACTATCGCTCATACCCAGCATCTGGCCGATGGCTGGAAATACCAGCACGGCAACAATATTAAATAAGAAAATCGTTGATAAAGCGAACGCCGTATCGTGCTCATCGGGCTTAACGACCGGGGTAATCGCCGCAATCGCCGAACCACCACAAATTGCCGTACCGGTACCGATCAATACACACAGTTTGAGCGGGATTTTTAATAAGCGGCCAAAAATAATCGCACTGAGTACCGCTGCGGTAATCGTAGCAAAAGTGATTTCTAACGAGCTCATACCGGTTTTAATCACGTCGGCAATCGGCAAACTAAAGCCCAAGCCGACAATCGACCATTGCAAAATTTGTTTGGATGAAAACTGAATTCCATCATTAAATTGCGGTGCAATCGTCGTGCGGCTGCGAATAATAATCCCCAGCAAAATACCAACAACTGCGCCGCCCATCAGCGGAAAAGCATTCCCAACAATCGTTGAGATAATCGTTAAGCCCAGAACAACAGCTAAGCCTGGGGCACAGGATTTGATTTGATTGGTCAGCGTCATATGAGATCCAGTAGTGTTTTTATTTGAATACAGCACCACTTTACCCCTGCCCCTACATCATTAATAACCAGTTTTTCAGGCTATAATCATCGGAAAAACCGATAAAAGAAAATACCATGCTAAAAATCACACTGAGAGAACTCGAAGTGTTTGTCGCCATCAGCCAAGCTGGCCAAGTTACTGCGGCAGGTACGGCACTCGGCCTGTCGCAATCGGCAATGAGTGGCGCGATTGGCGAATTAGAGCGTCGATTAGGCGTTACCTTGTTTGATCGCATTGGCCGCCGCGTCACGCTCAATGAACACGGCCGCTATTTATTGCCGCGCGCACTCAATATGCTGCAACAGGCCAATGACTTAGAAACCATTTACCAGCAAGGTGCACCAAGCCGACTTAAAATCGCCGCCAGTTTAACCATCGGCAACTATGTGTTACCGGCGCTACTCGCCCCTTTAATGCAAGTGGCGAACACCCGCTACGAAGTTGAAATCGGCAACTCTCCCGCAGTGATGAAAATGCTACTCGACTGCAAGGCTGATATTGGCCTGATCGAAGCGCCGCTCACCCACAGTAATTTAATGTGTGAGCTCTGGCTCAAAGACGAGATGGTCATTTTTTGCCACCCCGATCATCCTTTGGCAGGCAGCACCCCCAATACTGACGAGCTGGCGCAATGCGCGTGGATTTTGCGCGAGCCGGGCTCTGGCGTTCGGCAAAGTTTAGAAACCATGCTCTTGCCGCATTTAGGTGCCATCAATGTGGTGCTTGAATTAGGTAGTGGCGAAGCGATTCGAGAAGCGATACGACTTAATATGGGTATTAGTTGCGGTTCGCGCCGCGCGATTACTCGCGAATTAGCGGCGGGTACTTTTGCCACTATTCACTTAAAAAACCACGCTTTGGAGCGCCGCTTTTTTATTGTGTGGCATGCCGAAAAACAACTCACCGCTGGCGCGGAGCGCTTACGCATGGCCTGCCATCAATGGCTAGAGAACGAACAAAGGGTATTAGATCATGCCGCTTGATGCATGCTGACGAACATTGACATGTACATGTTATGATTGCACTAATCAACGTGACGCCCTTTCTTGACTCGGTAATCGACAATGCAACTGGCTCGGCTTCAAATCACCAATTTTCGTGGTATTAGTCAAATCGACTTAGCATTGAATGCCAACGCGACGGCGCTCTTTGGCGAAAATAACTGGGGAAAAACCAGCCTGATTAGCGCGCTGTGTCGCTGCCTGAGTCACCCAGCCCCGATTGCCACTTTATTTACGCACGATGATTTTCATCGCATTGCCAATTCGCGTGCCAGTATTGCGCGGCGGCTACACATTACTTTGGTTTTCCAGTGCACTACGCCCAACGCTTGGGGGGCACTGACTTGGCCCAATGCCAATGGAGTAAACACGCTGGCGCTACGCTTTGCTGCTGAGCGCTTTGGTCACACCGAGATTCGCGCCCGACGCTGCTTTATTGCTGCCGATGGCAACGAAATTGAGCACCCCAATAGCGATGCGCTCGCCACGCAGTTGATTCAATTGCATCCGGTACTCCGCTTTCGCGATATGCAACTCACCGATTGGCTAACGCATCCGCGCTTAGCCAGCCAAGCGCACGATGATGACCCGCTGCTACCGGCCAGCGCAGCAGTGCGCGCCGTATTTGAGCGAATTTTAACGCTACCGCATCAACTGCACCCACAAGAGTTATCCGCAGGCCTAGCCGCAATGCAAGCTTTGTTTCACGAACAAGCGCACTTATTACAAGGCAAAGAGCCGCCACAACGGCTAGCAGAACAAATCGCTGCAGCGCCGCTTAATTTTCGTGACGACGACACTTTAATCGAAATCGCCAATCGTTCTGGCTCGAGCTCACGCCGCGTCACCCTACTCATGCTGCTTGGTGCTTTATTGGCCGCGCGCGGAGAAAACCCACTTCACGCCGATGCAAAACCGATTTTGGTGATGGAAGACCCCGAAACGCATTTACATCCGATTCAATTGGCGATGATTTGGGGCTTGATCGAGCAGCTCACCTTACAAAAAATCATTACCACCAATAATGGCGACTTACTCGGCAGCTTTGCGCAGCACGCACTGCGCCGTTTAGTGCGGCGCAACAATCACGTTCACGTTTATCAATTAGCCGATCATGCGCTATCGATGTCGGACGCCCGAAAAGTGGCTTTTCATATTCGCAGCAATCGCGCCAGCAGCATGTTTGCCCGAGTTTGGCTGTTAGTTGAAGGTGAAACTGAGTTTTGGTTACTGCCTGAACTCGCACGAATTTGCGGGGTTAATTTTCCACTCGAAGGCATACGCTGCGTTGAGTTTGCCCAAGCAGGTTTAGCGCCGTTGATTAAATTTGCCGATCATTTGGGGATTCACTGGCATGTGATTTGCGATGGCGACGACGCCGGCATGAAATACCAAAAACGCGCCCGCAGCCTGCTGGGGAGTCGCCCAGAAGATCAACACATCACCATGCTCGATTGCCGCGACATCGAGCATTTTTTGTGGGATAACGGCTTTGCCGACACCTATCGCCAAGCTGCCGCACCACGCGGCGAAATGAATCACTATTACCGTGCCGCGCTAGAACAACAACCGCCGCTTAACGATGAAGAAATCATCAGCCGTGCGCTACGCCATCACTCAAAACCCGGCATGGCACTCGAAATCGCCGAGGCCGCCGAAATCAAAGGTCGCCAAGCCATACCGGCTGTATTGCAAAACATGTTTCAAATCCTACAAACTTTAAGCGAAGAAAGCAGTTAATCGCAATGTATATCCATGCAGCGCACAGAATACAAAAGCTATATGGCTATACCCATCAGACAACTATTTTATGGATACGGCTCAATGGCGCATTTTACTTTATTGATTATTGGTGATGAGATTTTAAGCGGCCGCCGAGTCGATCAGCATTTTGCTGCTATTTTGCAGCGACTCCAATCGCGCGGTCATACCTTAAGCAGCGTGCATTATTTGCCGGATGATCCGGCGACGTTAATCGCGCACTTTAAACGCACTTTGGCCGAACAGCGCCATGTGATTAGCTGCGGCGGCATTGGCGCTACGCCTGATGACCATACTCGCGCCGCATTAGCCAGCGCGCTCAACGTGCCATTGCTACCCCAGCCGCAAGCGGCAGCACTGATTGAACAACGCTTTGGCGCAGATGCGTATCCGCATCGAATTAAAATGGCCCAGTTCCCACAAGGTGCAAGCATCATCCCCAACCCAGTCAACCAAGTCGCTGGCGCGGCGATTGCACAGCATTATTTACTGCCAGGTTTCCCAACGATGGCTTGGCCGATGGTGGAATGGTTACTCGATCAGTACTACACCGCTGGTACCGTGGCCACTCGTCGCAGCTTGACCGTACTCAACGCCAAAGAAGGTGATTTGATTGACTTAATGCAAGCCGTTGTCGATCAATGGCCGCTGCTGACTTTTTCTAGCTTACCTAGTTTTGGCAATCAGCATTGCCAGCAAGCGCATATCGAATTTAGCGTCCAAGGCGATGCGCATGACAGCCAAGCGGCGATTGATTTTTTACAACAACAACTGAACCAACTGGGCTATTTATTTCTAGAGGCCGCCGATATGCCAAGTGATTAATGACTCAGCAAATTGGCCAGCACATCAATCGACTCGGCCCATTCTGCATCTTGCTCTAAGGCCTCACGTAAAAAAGCAGCTTGGCTGTTGCTCCAAAACGAAGCTTGCGCAATCGGCACGCCGCTAGGCAAATGGTGCGCAGCCAAAAACTGCTCAATGTCTTGCGGCTGATTAGGTAAACCCAATTGTGCAAACAACACCGCCAAGGTATGTGTATTGGTATCCATCGCTCATTTCCACCGAATAAAAGTTCAAAATCAAATACAGCGCCAGCTCTTGTTGTAGTTCATTTTTAGTAGCTACAAATCAAACACAGTGGCATATAAATTGGTATGTCATTCACCCTTTACAGTAAGCTAAGCATTGGCTTTTTTTGCCTTACAGAGGGGAATAATAATGAGAAAAAAACTATTACCATTACTGCTCGTTACCGCGTTTGCCCACGCCGAAACGCCGGTCATGGAAGACAACTTCAACCAAGATTTAAGTCAATGGATTGGCCTAGGCGGAGAAGAAACCTCGCCAATATACACCTCGATTGAGCCTGACCCACTCAATGCCGAAAACAAAGCTGCGCGCTTTAATAAACCGGTGAATATCGGCGATATTTTTAGCCGTAAGCAGTTCCCAGCAGGCCAATACAAAATTGTTTTTGATTATTTAGGCATGTGCGGCAGCAATTGCGGCGCAACGCTTGGTTTAGATGAAGGCAAACCGGGTCGCAAAGAGCAATGGATAGCCAGTACCGCCAATGGCTTTCCCAATCGCCTGAAAGACACTAAGAAATGGGAGCATTATGAAATCGAATTTAAAGCTAAATTTGATTTCCATCTGAAGTGGGAGCAATGGGATTCAGCCAAAGGTGAAGGCAAAGACGCCTTTATTGACAACCTCAAACTCATTCGCCTTGATGCTGACAATACCGCAGCGAATACCGCCAGCGCGATTAAGCCGATTACTAGCGGCGTTGCTGGGCCAAGCAGCCCACAGTCAGTGATGTATTTCACCTCTTGGGGTAAACACAGCAGCGATTTTAACGTTAAAAATCTAGAAACCAGCGGCGCAGCAGGCAAAATCACCGTTCTGGAATACGCATTTGGTAATGTGAAAAACAATCGCTGTGTGGTCGGCGTAGATCAAGCTGGCGAAGGCACGGCCGGTGACGATTATTGGCTACCGTTAGCGGCAGATAAAACGCTCAATGGCTTAGAAGATAAAGGCGACAAAGGCTTATACGGCCATTGGAACCAGCTCAAGCAATTAAAGAAAAAATACCCAAATTTAAAAGTGGTCATCAGTTTAGGTGGCTGGACGTGGTCGAAACACTTTTCAGATGCAGCGCTACCCGCCAATCGAGAAGCATTTGTTAAGTCTTGCGTAGATGCCTACATCAAAGGCAATGTACCGGATAAAAATGGCAAAGTGGTTCCCGGCCTTGCCGCAGGGGTTTTCGATGGCTTTGATATCGACTGGGAATACCCAGGCTCTGCAGGTAACGAGGGCAATATCGTTCGCGAAGAAGACACCCCAAACTATACCGCGCTGCTCGCTGAGTTCCGTAAGCAAATCGATGCGGTTCAACCTGGCCTGCTACTGACGATTGCCACACCTGCGGCCAGCTCAAAATCAGAAAAAATCGAGCTAGAGAAAGTCATTCCGTCATTAAACTGGATCAACCTGATGACGTATGACTTTACTGGCCCTTGGTCTGCCACCACCGGACATCACGCAACCTTGATTGGTGGCGCAAAAGATCGAGTGTCTGTCGACAGCACCGTTGATGAATACCTCAGCCGCGGTGTGCCCTCAAACAAAATCGTGTTGGGCGTGCCATTTTATGGCTATGGCTGGACCGTGAATAGCCTAGAAAACAACGGTCTGTATCAACCCGTAATCGCCAAAGCGAAAGGTCCGCTCGAAGCCGGATCTGCCCCTTATTCCTACTTAAAAACCTTGCCCGGCACGGTGCATCGCGATGAAAAAACGCGTGCAGTATGGAAAGTGAATGGTAAAGACGTTTGGGTGTATGACGATGTGCAATTACTGAAAGAAAAAATCGCCTTTGTGAAAAAGAAAAAACTTGGTGGCATTATGGCATGGGAATTATCGCAAGACAGTGCCGAGGCTGAATTAGTCGATACCATTTACCAAGGACTGATTAAAAAATAATTGGAATAATTGGTGAAGGTCTCGCCCATTAACGATTTAAGTTCTTTTTAAGCGGCTGTATCGCCTTTTTTAAAGGCGACAGCCGCTTTTTATGATTGACGGCACAAACCGCTGCAGCCAAAGAGAGGTGAGCAATGAATATTCCGGCAAATGAAAACCGCGCGTACAACCGCAGTAAAATCGGAGTTGTCGCCGTCAGTTTAAAGTCGGTTTGCTCATTAAGCGGTGCGATTTTGCCGCTTGATTTCATATAAACAAATCGCTGCCGCATGACCGACATTGAGCGACTCAATCCCTTGCTGCATCGGAATTTTAATTCGCTGCGTCGCCATCATCGCCAATGCCTCACTAACCCCCGCGCCTTCTGAGCCTAAAACCAGCGCTAAAGACCCAGTGAGCGGAGCATCATAAAGATCGACTGCGCCATCGAGTAAAGTGGCGGCGATTAGCCCTTTAAATTGGCTGGCAAACTGGCAAAGATCAGCGTTTTCAATCATCGGCAAGGCCAACTGCGCCCCCATACCTGCCCTGAGTACCTTTGGCGACCAGACATCTGCACAGGCACTAGACAGCAATACCTGCTCAACACCTGCCGCTTGTGCGGTGCGTAAAATGGCACCTACATTGCCCGGATCTTGCACGCCATCAAGCAATAACACAAAACCTGAATATTGCACTACTGGTTCAGCGGGGATCGCCACCACAGTCAATACACCACTGGCACTGGGTAAGTCTGTGAGCTGATTAAATAAGGCGTTGGCAAAACAAACCACTTGCGCTGGACTGCGCGCCAAT contains:
- a CDS encoding LysR family transcriptional regulator encodes the protein MLKITLRELEVFVAISQAGQVTAAGTALGLSQSAMSGAIGELERRLGVTLFDRIGRRVTLNEHGRYLLPRALNMLQQANDLETIYQQGAPSRLKIAASLTIGNYVLPALLAPLMQVANTRYEVEIGNSPAVMKMLLDCKADIGLIEAPLTHSNLMCELWLKDEMVIFCHPDHPLAGSTPNTDELAQCAWILREPGSGVRQSLETMLLPHLGAINVVLELGSGEAIREAIRLNMGISCGSRRAITRELAAGTFATIHLKNHALERRFFIVWHAEKQLTAGAERLRMACHQWLENEQRVLDHAA
- a CDS encoding SDR family NAD(P)-dependent oxidoreductase; the encoded protein is MLTLKKTLGLAVLASSLLVLGQPAVAESYPTVDIKPLDPAFFTPKRHEGRTYLITGGARGIGAASAIRLAREGAKIVIFDVLAKEGNETVVQIRKEGGQAEFVKGDVRNNADLQKAVDLAVSQFGELNGALNAAGVMAAMPPDVVFDYQKQKDLLPKAIADAGDEYFDTLMAINGTGIFKSMRAELKPMLKQGKGGAIVNICSIAGLTGLAGNSAYVASKHACSGLTRSGAIDYAPYGIRVNSVNMAATETAMTDMAMKYVMAASKENTKSTVPNMGRTKTLSLQAYADSQKRQATVWEQASVIAFLLSDEASNLTGALYATDGGWTAY
- a CDS encoding TrmH family RNA methyltransferase, producing the protein MEIITSSQNSLFKQVMKLSQNRRERIKTQQTLLDGSHLLAAWLDAARPLEKIIVSESGCQRSEIQALLARSPAQVVCFANALFNQLTDLPSASGVLTVVAIPAEPVVQYSGFVLLLDGVQDPGNVGAILRTAQAAGVEQVLLSSACADVWSPKVLRAGMGAQLALPMIENADLCQFASQFKGLIAATLLDGAVDLYDAPLTGSLALVLGSEGAGVSEALAMMATQRIKIPMQQGIESLNVGHAAAICLYEIKRQNRTA
- a CDS encoding YeiH family protein; protein product: MTLTNQIKSCAPGLAVVLGLTIISTIVGNAFPLMGGAVVGILLGIIIRSRTTIAPQFNDGIQFSSKQILQWSIVGLGFSLPIADVIKTGMSSLEITFATITAAVLSAIIFGRLLKIPLKLCVLIGTGTAICGGSAIAAITPVVKPDEHDTAFALSTIFLFNIVAVLVFPAIGQMLGMSDSGFGMWAGTAINDTSSVVAAAYSWSDNAGDYATIVKLTRAMLIIPVTLIFAFLFGMTRRKETIAEETGSVWKAVPWFILWFLLASLFGSMLPDWMIKTAQFIAPVMITMALVAIGLSTDLGRMRQTGWRPVALGLLVWVSVASTSLVVQHLTNRW
- a CDS encoding glycoside hydrolase family 18 protein, which codes for MRKKLLPLLLVTAFAHAETPVMEDNFNQDLSQWIGLGGEETSPIYTSIEPDPLNAENKAARFNKPVNIGDIFSRKQFPAGQYKIVFDYLGMCGSNCGATLGLDEGKPGRKEQWIASTANGFPNRLKDTKKWEHYEIEFKAKFDFHLKWEQWDSAKGEGKDAFIDNLKLIRLDADNTAANTASAIKPITSGVAGPSSPQSVMYFTSWGKHSSDFNVKNLETSGAAGKITVLEYAFGNVKNNRCVVGVDQAGEGTAGDDYWLPLAADKTLNGLEDKGDKGLYGHWNQLKQLKKKYPNLKVVISLGGWTWSKHFSDAALPANREAFVKSCVDAYIKGNVPDKNGKVVPGLAAGVFDGFDIDWEYPGSAGNEGNIVREEDTPNYTALLAEFRKQIDAVQPGLLLTIATPAASSKSEKIELEKVIPSLNWINLMTYDFTGPWSATTGHHATLIGGAKDRVSVDSTVDEYLSRGVPSNKIVLGVPFYGYGWTVNSLENNGLYQPVIAKAKGPLEAGSAPYSYLKTLPGTVHRDEKTRAVWKVNGKDVWVYDDVQLLKEKIAFVKKKKLGGIMAWELSQDSAEAELVDTIYQGLIKK
- a CDS encoding DUF2789 domain-containing protein; this encodes MDTNTHTLAVLFAQLGLPNQPQDIEQFLAAHHLPSGVPIAQASFWSNSQAAFLREALEQDAEWAESIDVLANLLSH
- a CDS encoding alginate export family protein; protein product: MKQTDCMSLTFVRSMHVLLVFVVLGLFFSLVYARSGGEFSGSRIESVHVQFMDGQQGTPTYRDAILNAFSASPGSQYDPVRSNLKLSQVRRLKFVQKADYQIETSGNGNVILTLQVTLSDAAKPLAESAMGVLANGDWGDFPTLYADESSVLQAKLENKSMIFSNTNAFFGRPDLLTMGNPLAISPSGRGTDTWAESSVELGLYGLNAITEQISVFAGASVIASGSLGPELFTDESRVYTGVEDAYFGVIGRNTTEQGGVRQMSLLYGRKAFQIDNGMIIRLSSANGGERAALQSNPRNAAEELIHAQFVYDAHKLELFRLDPDELVETDSKTRIHGVNYEGQVLPQLRLGAMLLQVPQSNFSYYTTNATYSRQGLRVADLRLAYDTLAEDSNFYARAEFARQTNENFDMDARAGYVEAGYQLLSMPWRPTLSYRYAKFTGDNPDTPTFERWDPLFAGGGGDEWVQGLNQYKVVQTSNVISHRFMSRMQPAPRWELTPQFWIFKADTLNNLGGAQALSVLQSDDLGMELNLTARYVANPNLIFVFSAAYTKPGEAIRKALNDDYRNWFSASAFMIARF
- a CDS encoding competence/damage-inducible protein A, with protein sequence MAHFTLLIIGDEILSGRRVDQHFAAILQRLQSRGHTLSSVHYLPDDPATLIAHFKRTLAEQRHVISCGGIGATPDDHTRAALASALNVPLLPQPQAAALIEQRFGADAYPHRIKMAQFPQGASIIPNPVNQVAGAAIAQHYLLPGFPTMAWPMVEWLLDQYYTAGTVATRRSLTVLNAKEGDLIDLMQAVVDQWPLLTFSSLPSFGNQHCQQAHIEFSVQGDAHDSQAAIDFLQQQLNQLGYLFLEAADMPSD
- a CDS encoding DUF2813 domain-containing protein, with translation MQLARLQITNFRGISQIDLALNANATALFGENNWGKTSLISALCRCLSHPAPIATLFTHDDFHRIANSRASIARRLHITLVFQCTTPNAWGALTWPNANGVNTLALRFAAERFGHTEIRARRCFIAADGNEIEHPNSDALATQLIQLHPVLRFRDMQLTDWLTHPRLASQAHDDDPLLPASAAVRAVFERILTLPHQLHPQELSAGLAAMQALFHEQAHLLQGKEPPQRLAEQIAAAPLNFRDDDTLIEIANRSGSSSRRVTLLMLLGALLAARGENPLHADAKPILVMEDPETHLHPIQLAMIWGLIEQLTLQKIITTNNGDLLGSFAQHALRRLVRRNNHVHVYQLADHALSMSDARKVAFHIRSNRASSMFARVWLLVEGETEFWLLPELARICGVNFPLEGIRCVEFAQAGLAPLIKFADHLGIHWHVICDGDDAGMKYQKRARSLLGSRPEDQHITMLDCRDIEHFLWDNGFADTYRQAAAPRGEMNHYYRAALEQQPPLNDEEIISRALRHHSKPGMALEIAEAAEIKGRQAIPAVLQNMFQILQTLSEESS